The Camelina sativa cultivar DH55 chromosome 14, Cs, whole genome shotgun sequence genome includes a window with the following:
- the LOC104741471 gene encoding GDSL esterase/lipase At1g28580-like isoform X2 — translation MASLDSPLLMKLIIFFLLSTFLVTNVSSKTQCREFKSIISFGDSIADTGNFLGLSDPNNLPHFAFPPYGETFFHHPTGRFSNGRVIIDFIAEFLSLPLVPPFYGSQNANFEKGVNFAVGGATALEHSFLEERGIDFFNTNVSLAVQLSSFKESLPNLCGSPSDMMENALILMGEIGLNDYFYLFFVGKSIQEVKELIPLVITTVSSAITELIGMGGKTFLVPGQFPMGCLVAYLTLYQTSNIEEYDPLTGCLTWLNKFGENHDSQLRAELNRIQKLYPHVNIIYADYYNALLRFYQEPAKFGFMDRPLCACCGVGGPYNYTSVSQCGTDVVEGCSDPSKYVAWDGVHMTEAAYRLMSEGILKGPYAVPPFDWSCLSSEIKDKGSSNTKNYLLNN, via the exons ATGGCGTCTCTCGATTCTCCTCTCTTGATGAagctcatcatcttcttcttgttatctACTTTTCTTGTCACTAACGTGAGCTCGAAAACACAGTGCCGGGAATTCAAATCGATCATCAGTTTCGGAGATTCAATTGCCGACACTGGAAACTTTCTTGGCCTCTCAGATCCTAACAATCTCCCTCACTTTGCGTTTCCACCGTATGGAGAGACCTTCTTCCACCATCCCACCGGTCGTTTCTCAAACGGCCGTGTCATTATCGATTTCATCG CTGAATTCTTGAGTCTACCACTTGTGCCTCCTTTTTATGGATCTCAAAATGCAAACTTTGAGAAGGGTGTTAACTTCGCGGTAGGAGGAGCAACAGCACTAGAACATTCTTTTCTTGAAGAGAGAGGAATTGACTTTTTTAACACCAACGTTAGTCTAGCCGTTCAGCTTAGTAGCTTCAAAGAGAGTTTGCCTAACTTGTGTGGCTCTCCTTCAG ATATGATGGAAAATGCTTTAATTCTCATGGGAGAAATTGGATTGAATGACTATTTTTACCTATTCTTTGTGGGGAAAAGCATTCAAGAGGTCAAGGAGTTGATACCCCTGGTTATAACTACTGTCTCTTCTGCGATCACG GAGTTAATCGGTATGGGTGGGAAAACATTTCTGGTGCCCGGACAGTTCCCTATGGGATGCTTAGTAGCCTATTTGACATTATATCAAACATCAAACATAGAAGAATATGATCCTCTGACAGGATGTTTGACATGGCTGAACAAGTTTGGAGAAAACCACGACTCGCAGCTTCGAGCAGAACTCAACAGAATCCAAAAGTTGTACCCTCATGTGAACATCATATATGCTGACTACTACAACGCGTTGTTGCGCTTTTATCAAGAACCAGCCAAATTCG GATTCATGGACAGACCCTTGTGTGCTTGCTGCGGCGTAGGAGGACCTTACAACTATACCTCAGTTTCGCAATGTGGGACTGATGTAGTTGAAGGTTGTAGTGATCCTTCAAAGTATGTTGCTTGGGACGGTGTTCATATGACTGAGGCTGCGTACAGATTGATGTCCGAGGGTATACTAAAGGGACCCTATGCAGTTCCTCCTTTCGATTGGTCTTGCCTCAGTTCGGAAATTAAGGACAAGGGATCATCTAACACAAAGAATTATTTGTTGAACAATTGA
- the LOC104741471 gene encoding GDSL esterase/lipase At1g28580-like isoform X1, producing MASLDSPLLMKLIIFFLLSTFLVTNVSSKTQCREFKSIISFGDSIADTGNFLGLSDPNNLPHFAFPPYGETFFHHPTGRFSNGRVIIDFIAEFLSLPLVPPFYGSQNANFEKGVNFAVGGATALEHSFLEERGIDFFNTNVSLAVQLSSFKESLPNLCGSPSDCTDMMENALILMGEIGLNDYFYLFFVGKSIQEVKELIPLVITTVSSAITELIGMGGKTFLVPGQFPMGCLVAYLTLYQTSNIEEYDPLTGCLTWLNKFGENHDSQLRAELNRIQKLYPHVNIIYADYYNALLRFYQEPAKFGFMDRPLCACCGVGGPYNYTSVSQCGTDVVEGCSDPSKYVAWDGVHMTEAAYRLMSEGILKGPYAVPPFDWSCLSSEIKDKGSSNTKNYLLNN from the exons ATGGCGTCTCTCGATTCTCCTCTCTTGATGAagctcatcatcttcttcttgttatctACTTTTCTTGTCACTAACGTGAGCTCGAAAACACAGTGCCGGGAATTCAAATCGATCATCAGTTTCGGAGATTCAATTGCCGACACTGGAAACTTTCTTGGCCTCTCAGATCCTAACAATCTCCCTCACTTTGCGTTTCCACCGTATGGAGAGACCTTCTTCCACCATCCCACCGGTCGTTTCTCAAACGGCCGTGTCATTATCGATTTCATCG CTGAATTCTTGAGTCTACCACTTGTGCCTCCTTTTTATGGATCTCAAAATGCAAACTTTGAGAAGGGTGTTAACTTCGCGGTAGGAGGAGCAACAGCACTAGAACATTCTTTTCTTGAAGAGAGAGGAATTGACTTTTTTAACACCAACGTTAGTCTAGCCGTTCAGCTTAGTAGCTTCAAAGAGAGTTTGCCTAACTTGTGTGGCTCTCCTTCAG ACTGCACAGATATGATGGAAAATGCTTTAATTCTCATGGGAGAAATTGGATTGAATGACTATTTTTACCTATTCTTTGTGGGGAAAAGCATTCAAGAGGTCAAGGAGTTGATACCCCTGGTTATAACTACTGTCTCTTCTGCGATCACG GAGTTAATCGGTATGGGTGGGAAAACATTTCTGGTGCCCGGACAGTTCCCTATGGGATGCTTAGTAGCCTATTTGACATTATATCAAACATCAAACATAGAAGAATATGATCCTCTGACAGGATGTTTGACATGGCTGAACAAGTTTGGAGAAAACCACGACTCGCAGCTTCGAGCAGAACTCAACAGAATCCAAAAGTTGTACCCTCATGTGAACATCATATATGCTGACTACTACAACGCGTTGTTGCGCTTTTATCAAGAACCAGCCAAATTCG GATTCATGGACAGACCCTTGTGTGCTTGCTGCGGCGTAGGAGGACCTTACAACTATACCTCAGTTTCGCAATGTGGGACTGATGTAGTTGAAGGTTGTAGTGATCCTTCAAAGTATGTTGCTTGGGACGGTGTTCATATGACTGAGGCTGCGTACAGATTGATGTCCGAGGGTATACTAAAGGGACCCTATGCAGTTCCTCCTTTCGATTGGTCTTGCCTCAGTTCGGAAATTAAGGACAAGGGATCATCTAACACAAAGAATTATTTGTTGAACAATTGA
- the LOC104743590 gene encoding GDSL esterase/lipase At1g28580-like, with amino-acid sequence MGEIGGTDYNYAFLVGKSIEEVKELIPMVITAISSSITGLIGMGGRTFLVPGDFPLGCSAIYLTSYQTSNMEAYDPLTGCLTWLNKFGENHDQQLQAELNRLQKLYPHVNIIYADYYNALLRIYQEPAKFVEGCSDPSKYVTWDGVHMTEAAYSLISEGILKGPYAVPPFDWSCLSSEIKDWTV; translated from the exons ATGGGAGAAATTGGAGGGACTGACTATAATTACGCATTCTTAGTTGGCAAAAGCATTGAAGAGGTCAAGGAGTTGATTCCCATGGTGATTACTGCTATCTCTTCTTCAATCACG GGGTTAATCGGTATGGGGGGCAGAACATTTCTGGTGCCCGGAGATTTCCCACTCGGATGCTCAGCAATCTATTTGACATCTTATCAAACATCAAACATGGAAGCATATGATCCTTTGACAGGATGTTTGACATGGCTGAACAAGTTTGGAGAAAACCACGACCAGCAGCTTCAAGCAGAACTGAACAGACTCCAGAAGTTGTACCCTCATGTCAACATCATATATGCTGACTACTACAACGCGCTGTTGCGCATTTACCAAGAACCAGCCAAATTCG TTGAAGGTTGCAGTGATCCTTCAAAGTATGTGACTTGGGACGGTGTTCATATGACTGAGGCTGCGTACAGCTTGATTTCTGAAGGTATACTAAAGGGACCCTATGCGGTTCCTCCTTTCGATTGGTCTTGCCTCAGCTCGGAAATTAAGGACTGGACCGTCTGA